The proteins below are encoded in one region of Hordeum vulgare subsp. vulgare chromosome 3H, MorexV3_pseudomolecules_assembly, whole genome shotgun sequence:
- the LOC123439220 gene encoding putative E3 ubiquitin-protein ligase SINA-like 6 gives MVAAAWEEEPATLNLPKKLFHCAACRAPLKPPVFKCDKEHFVCCACGRNGGGDGATKHCGPCGHDVSYAHSAFMDSVVGAYKVPCTYKHHGCASSIVYHAAAEHNDKCAHAPCYCLECTPPFEGSPAQLLRHLTAPSGKHSWPMDKIKYEANTDADTRPVYTGVLWVDGPPAPPGQLMCTFRHQATMASCSVPGEVDMEQGWLHAHVNPSMLHGESGEVHLRLRITKFP, from the exons ATGGTGGCCGCGGCGTGGGAAGAGGAGCCCGCCACCTTGAACCTGCCCAAGAAATTGTTTCACTGCGCCGCCTGTCGTGCCCCCCTCAAACCTCCAGTGTTCAAG TGCGACAAGGAGCATTTCGTGTGCTGCGCCTGCGGGCGCAATGGCGGCGGCGACGGAGCCACCAAGCACTGCGGTCCATGCGGGCATGACGTCTCCTACGCCCACTCAGCCTTCATGGACAGCGTGGTCGGCGCCTACAAGGTGCCGTGCACGTACAAGCACCACGGCTGCGCGAGCTCCATCGTGTACCACGCGGCGGCGGAGCACAATGACAAGTGCGCGCACGCGCCCTGCTACTGCCTCGAGTGCACGCCACCGTTCGAGGGCTCGCCGGCGCAACTCCTGCGACACCTCACTGCGCCGTCCGGCAAACACTCCTGGCCCATGGACAAGATCAAGTACGA GGCCAACACCGACGCCGACACGAGGCCGGTGTACACGGGCGTGCTCTGGGTGGATGGTCCTCCAGCACCCCCGGGCCAACTCATGTGCACCTTCCGGCACCAAGCGACCATGGCGAGCTGCTCCGTCCCGGGCGAGGTGGACATGGAACAGGGCTGGCTCCATGCGCATGTCAACCCGAGCATGCTGCACGGAGAGTCCGGCGAGGTTCATTTGCGCCTCCGTATCACCAAGTTTCCGTGA